The Clostridioides sp. ES-S-0010-02 genome window below encodes:
- a CDS encoding helix-turn-helix transcriptional regulator, whose protein sequence is MFYKVNNVITAIDYIEEHLSEKLDLDIVANAVHYSKYHLHRTFTTSVGLTMHDYIKRRKLTEAAKLLVFSKKTIIEIALIAGYESQQAFTSVFKDMYKKSPNKYRKEQEFYPLQLRFVLKKENLFSKDISELEKDITLAKISDIPSWMSLVRLVIDGFPNLQEEEYISQLKQYILEERALILKFNNIAIANMVFNKETGSIDFFGIHPQYRNSDIAQVFLKKVIENFLIDKSISITTFREGDKADTGHRNMIKKLGFAEAELLTEFGYPTQKFILSSENEKDTE, encoded by the coding sequence ATGTTTTATAAAGTAAATAATGTTATAACTGCTATTGATTATATAGAGGAGCATTTATCAGAAAAGCTGGATTTAGATATAGTTGCTAATGCTGTTCATTATTCAAAATATCATCTACATAGAACTTTTACAACTTCTGTTGGGTTGACAATGCATGATTATATAAAACGAAGAAAACTCACAGAGGCAGCAAAACTATTAGTATTTTCTAAAAAAACAATTATTGAAATTGCATTGATAGCTGGCTATGAAAGTCAACAAGCATTTACTTCTGTATTTAAAGATATGTATAAAAAATCTCCAAATAAATATCGAAAAGAACAAGAATTTTATCCTTTGCAGCTAAGATTTGTTTTGAAAAAAGAAAATCTATTTTCAAAAGATATATCGGAATTAGAAAAAGATATTACACTTGCTAAAATATCTGATATACCATCATGGATGAGTTTAGTGAGATTAGTCATAGATGGATTCCCAAACTTACAGGAGGAAGAATATATCTCTCAATTAAAACAATATATTTTGGAAGAAAGAGCCTTGATATTAAAGTTTAATAACATTGCTATTGCAAATATGGTATTTAATAAAGAAACTGGGAGCATTGACTTTTTTGGAATACACCCTCAATATCGTAATTCAGATATTGCACAGGTGTTTCTAAAAAAGGTTATTGAGAATTTTTTGATAGATAAATCTATCTCAATCACAACTTTTAGAGAAGGAGATAAAGCTGATACAGGACATCGGAATATGATAAAGAAGTTAGGTTTTGCAGAAGCTGAATTATTGACTGAA
- a CDS encoding LysR family transcriptional regulator substrate-binding protein, translating to MYSMPFTIILSVALFIINLILALAEKYKTLLQEAKYITKIDRSKIINISSIGSVSSYILPDVFSCFMNTYPEYNVNFYNYHSYEAYDYVSKGEVDIALISDDMFFNDIETIPIFKEAMLLVTSYGSKYNGELHPSVLDVADEIRLPWNPEYDLWHNFWFRSTLQPKVFLDQMSLLEYFMRQENVWAIVPVSVAYHLKEISNIEIHYIKDAPPDRFIYYLVKESNKQEIIDKFLDLLNEKLLKIKGLESLIK from the coding sequence ATGTACTCTATGCCATTTACCATAATTCTATCAGTGGCATTATTCATCATAAATTTAATACTAGCCTTAGCAGAAAAATATAAAACTCTCTTACAAGAAGCTAAGTATATAACTAAGATTGATAGAAGTAAAATTATAAATATATCCTCTATAGGAAGTGTTAGCTCATACATACTTCCAGATGTATTTTCCTGTTTTATGAATACATATCCAGAGTATAATGTAAATTTTTATAACTATCATTCTTATGAAGCATATGATTATGTTTCCAAGGGGGAAGTTGATATAGCTCTTATTTCAGATGATATGTTTTTTAATGACATAGAAACAATACCAATATTTAAAGAAGCCATGTTACTGGTAACAAGTTATGGCTCAAAATACAATGGAGAATTGCATCCATCTGTTTTAGATGTTGCCGATGAAATAAGACTTCCATGGAATCCTGAATATGATTTGTGGCATAATTTTTGGTTTCGTTCAACTCTTCAACCTAAAGTATTTTTAGACCAAATGTCTCTTTTAGAGTATTTTATGAGACAAGAAAATGTATGGGCCATTGTGCCAGTATCAGTAGCATATCACCTTAAAGAAATATCTAATATCGAGATACATTACATAAAAGATGCTCCACCAGATAGGTTTATTTATTATTTAGTTAAAGAATCTAATAAACAGGAAATAATAGATAAATTTTTAGATTTATTAAACGAAAAACTATTGAAAATTAAAGGGTTGGAGTCTTTAATTAAATAA
- a CDS encoding VOC family protein: protein MKIYDVLTRFYIKDIENAIPFYENLLKDKCSLRFSYKEVGLELAQVGNVLLLSGSDTALKPFTETKATFMVDSVDEWRSHLLQSGAVVIRDKKKVPTGYNMTVKHPDGTIIEYVQHTK from the coding sequence ATGAAGATATATGATGTATTAACACGTTTTTATATTAAGGATATAGAAAATGCAATTCCTTTTTATGAAAATCTTTTAAAAGATAAATGTTCTTTACGTTTTTCTTATAAAGAAGTGGGGTTAGAGTTGGCTCAAGTAGGAAATGTTTTGCTGTTATCTGGTTCTGATACTGCTCTTAAGCCATTTACAGAAACGAAAGCTACTTTTATGGTTGATTCTGTGGATGAATGGAGAAGTCATCTGCTACAAAGTGGAGCAGTAGTAATAAGAGATAAGAAAAAAGTTCCTACAGGATATAATATGACAGTAAAACATCCAGATGGCACAATTATAGAGTATGTTCAGCATACAAAATAA
- a CDS encoding GyrI-like domain-containing protein, with translation MARISNITMAEQPSYCILAIRKTIDFMVEFSEFSQQSFRKISNYLEEKGILSAGAPIVCFHNMDLEKLDVEVGFPVANHSVFNNMDTENEILQKIVPTQKIITAIDLGPYELQDPTLEELFLWAKDSGYELHGDIYYQYLNDLNRPESEYLTKMMLPIL, from the coding sequence ATGGCTAGAATATCTAATATAACGATGGCTGAACAGCCTTCGTATTGCATTTTAGCAATACGAAAAACTATTGACTTTATGGTAGAATTTTCAGAGTTTTCACAGCAAAGTTTTCGAAAAATTTCCAACTATCTGGAAGAAAAGGGAATATTGTCTGCAGGAGCACCAATTGTATGCTTTCATAACATGGACTTAGAAAAATTAGATGTTGAAGTAGGTTTTCCTGTAGCTAATCATTCTGTATTTAATAATATGGATACAGAAAATGAAATTTTGCAAAAGATTGTTCCAACACAGAAAATAATAACTGCAATTGATTTAGGACCATATGAACTGCAAGACCCTACACTTGAAGAATTATTTTTGTGGGCTAAGGATAGTGGATATGAACTTCATGGAGATATCTATTATCAGTACTTGAATGATTTAAATCGTCCTGAAAGTGAGTATCTCACTAAAATGATGTTACCTATTCTATAA
- a CDS encoding glycoside hydrolase family 1 protein: MNTGFPKDFLWGASSSAFQVEGAWDKDNKGKTVADYNSFKKSHLQADTKVASDFYHNYEEDIELMKELGMKTYRFSISWARLIPDGEGEINQKGIDFYNKVIDKLIECDIEPFVTLYHFDLPFALVEKYNGWEGRETVYAFERFAKVCFEHFGDRVKYWQPHNEQNLIVRVEERINIYNETDPWKIDKMRAQMDYNLCLAHALAVNACHEMVEGSKIGAAVSSSVTYPLTSKPEDVYAARMNDNFKVYYMLDMHYYGEYPGYYMNYLEKRNIVPHMENEDKEVLKKAKMDFIAVNYYRTNCAEALPEDSQHPFGLREGTVDFSMYGLFKMSMNPNLKASEYGASIDSSGLRVALNEYWQRYHLPVIITENGLGAKDVLEDGKIHDDYRIDYLNTHINACKLAIEDGVEMMGYCLWSFTDLLSSSQGFNKRYGLVYINRTDHETLDLKRIKKDSFYWYKEVIKSNGITK, encoded by the coding sequence ATGAATACAGGATTTCCAAAAGATTTTTTATGGGGAGCATCATCTTCAGCATTTCAAGTGGAAGGAGCTTGGGATAAAGATAATAAAGGAAAAACAGTGGCTGATTACAATTCTTTTAAAAAGTCTCACTTGCAAGCAGACACTAAAGTAGCATCAGATTTTTATCATAATTATGAAGAAGATATTGAACTGATGAAAGAATTAGGAATGAAAACTTATCGTTTCTCAATTTCATGGGCAAGGCTAATTCCAGATGGGGAAGGAGAAATAAACCAAAAGGGAATAGATTTTTATAATAAAGTAATAGATAAATTAATAGAGTGTGACATTGAGCCATTTGTAACTTTATATCACTTTGACCTACCTTTTGCACTAGTGGAGAAGTATAATGGTTGGGAAGGTAGAGAGACTGTTTATGCCTTTGAAAGATTTGCCAAAGTATGCTTTGAGCATTTTGGAGATAGAGTGAAATATTGGCAACCTCATAATGAACAGAATTTAATAGTTAGAGTAGAAGAGAGAATTAATATATATAATGAAACAGACCCATGGAAGATAGATAAAATGCGTGCTCAAATGGATTATAATCTTTGTTTAGCTCATGCATTGGCAGTTAATGCATGCCATGAAATGGTAGAAGGAAGCAAGATTGGAGCAGCAGTATCATCATCTGTAACATATCCTCTTACATCTAAACCAGAAGATGTATATGCAGCAAGAATGAATGACAACTTTAAAGTGTACTACATGCTTGATATGCATTATTATGGAGAGTATCCAGGGTATTATATGAATTATCTTGAGAAAAGAAATATAGTCCCTCATATGGAAAATGAAGATAAAGAAGTACTTAAAAAAGCTAAAATGGATTTCATAGCTGTAAATTATTATAGAACAAACTGTGCAGAGGCCTTACCTGAGGATTCACAACATCCATTTGGACTAAGAGAAGGAACCGTTGACTTTAGTATGTATGGATTATTTAAGATGTCAATGAATCCTAATCTAAAGGCTTCAGAGTATGGAGCATCAATAGATTCATCAGGACTTAGAGTTGCATTGAATGAATATTGGCAAAGGTATCACTTACCTGTTATAATAACGGAGAATGGTCTTGGAGCTAAAGATGTCCTTGAAGATGGTAAAATTCATGATGACTATCGTATAGATTATTTAAATACTCATATAAATGCATGTAAATTAGCTATTGAAGATGGTGTAGAAATGATGGGATATTGTCTATGGTCATTTACAGACCTTTTAAGTTCTTCACAAGGTTTCAACAAACGTTATGGGCTTGTTTACATAAACAGAACAGACCATGAAACCTTAGATTTAAAAAGAATAAAGAAAGATAGTTTTTATTGGTATAAAGAAGTCATAAAGAGTAATGGAATAACAAAATAA
- a CDS encoding PTS glucose transporter subunit IIA, with product MDYKKVAQEILQNVGGKENINEVTHCMTRLRFKVKITSKVNKDKLARTEGVITVVESMGQIQVVIGNKVKKVYDEIVKMVPQSSEIDNKNGNEEKQGIMNSILSAVAGIFTPTIPAIAGVGMIKGILSVLAMYYMNKNGVDIKETQSYIILNAMADSIFYFMPIILGYTAAKVFNANKIISMVLGATLCYPAFTALMAGEETVRFLGLAVTKATYTSSVIPIIIAIWALSYVEKILEKYIPEVIKIIMVPTLSLVIILPATLFLFGPIGIYIGNVINFVYKYIYELSPALCGAFIGGLWCVLVIFGAHRALLPIGISDVAQTGRQNLLAFAGAANFSQAGAALGVFFKTKNQGLKTISMSATITALFGITEPAIYGANLRLKKPMVCAVICGAIGGGIMGMGGSYGNAFANQGVLTIPVYAEAGTLGFLSYLGGCAIAFFGSAILTYLVGFEDLEESSKGNSSTIKVETKEGIVDIISPVEGDCIELSEVKDDVFASKAMGEGIAVLPTKGVIIAPTDCEVASLFPTLHAIGLKLDNGAEMLIHVGINTVELNGKHFVKHVNQGDLVKKGSKLITFDIDEIKKAGYDVTTPVIVNNTFDFAQVISCKSSHVSTNDKIISLVNN from the coding sequence ATGGATTATAAAAAAGTAGCTCAAGAAATTCTACAAAATGTAGGTGGAAAAGAGAATATAAATGAAGTTACTCACTGTATGACGAGACTTAGATTCAAAGTTAAAATTACCTCTAAGGTTAATAAGGATAAGTTAGCCAGAACTGAAGGAGTAATAACTGTTGTAGAGAGTATGGGTCAGATACAAGTTGTAATTGGTAATAAAGTAAAAAAAGTGTATGATGAGATTGTAAAAATGGTACCTCAATCAAGTGAAATAGATAATAAAAATGGAAATGAAGAAAAACAAGGTATCATGAACTCTATATTATCTGCTGTAGCTGGAATATTTACACCTACAATACCTGCTATAGCAGGGGTTGGTATGATTAAAGGTATTTTATCAGTTCTTGCTATGTACTATATGAATAAAAATGGTGTAGATATAAAAGAGACTCAAAGTTATATTATTCTAAATGCTATGGCTGATTCTATATTCTATTTTATGCCTATCATACTAGGATATACTGCGGCTAAAGTGTTTAATGCAAATAAAATAATATCTATGGTATTAGGGGCAACACTTTGTTATCCAGCCTTTACAGCTTTGATGGCAGGGGAAGAAACAGTTAGATTTTTAGGATTAGCAGTAACAAAGGCCACATATACATCATCTGTTATTCCAATAATTATTGCTATATGGGCTCTTTCATATGTTGAAAAAATACTGGAAAAGTATATACCTGAAGTAATTAAAATAATAATGGTTCCAACTTTATCATTAGTTATAATCTTACCTGCAACATTGTTTTTATTTGGACCAATTGGGATATATATAGGAAATGTTATAAACTTTGTTTACAAGTATATTTATGAACTAAGCCCTGCATTGTGTGGAGCATTCATAGGTGGATTATGGTGCGTATTAGTTATATTTGGTGCACATAGAGCACTACTACCAATAGGTATAAGTGATGTTGCTCAAACTGGAAGACAGAATTTATTGGCTTTTGCAGGAGCCGCAAACTTCTCGCAAGCAGGAGCTGCTCTAGGGGTATTCTTTAAAACTAAAAATCAAGGATTAAAGACAATCTCTATGTCTGCAACTATAACGGCACTATTTGGTATAACTGAGCCTGCAATATATGGAGCTAATCTTAGGTTAAAAAAACCAATGGTATGTGCTGTAATATGTGGTGCAATTGGAGGTGGCATAATGGGAATGGGTGGCTCTTATGGTAACGCATTCGCAAACCAAGGTGTTTTAACTATACCTGTATATGCTGAAGCAGGAACGTTAGGTTTTTTAAGTTATCTAGGAGGTTGTGCTATAGCATTTTTTGGTTCAGCTATTTTAACTTATCTGGTTGGGTTTGAAGATTTAGAAGAATCTTCTAAAGGAAATAGCTCTACTATAAAAGTAGAAACAAAAGAGGGCATTGTTGATATAATTTCACCTGTGGAAGGAGATTGTATAGAATTATCAGAAGTAAAAGATGATGTATTTGCATCAAAAGCTATGGGAGAAGGTATAGCTGTATTACCTACAAAAGGCGTAATAATAGCTCCTACTGATTGTGAAGTAGCTTCTTTATTTCCAACACTACATGCAATAGGATTAAAGCTAGATAATGGAGCAGAAATGTTGATACATGTTGGAATTAATACAGTAGAGTTAAATGGAAAACACTTTGTAAAACATGTTAATCAAGGAGATTTAGTGAAAAAAGGTTCTAAACTGATAACCTTTGATATAGATGAAATAAAAAAAGCTGGATATGATGTAACTACACCAGTTATAGTAAATAATACATTTGATTTTGCACAGGTGATTTCTTGTAAATCCAGTCATGTATCTACAAATGATAAAATAATTTCATTAGTTAATAATTAA
- a CDS encoding MFS transporter, with the protein MKKIFNQKLLLLSIVVFFWFSQYVYIPFQNPYLSICHVSTNMIGIIIGSYGISQCLLRLPIGVFADSINKHKIFILCGILFAGLASLIRVISPGGEGFLIANILSGIASSTWISYMVHYTDFFSIEHQQKATSTIILVNNLGMLIGFVMSTLFYEKLGMVNLCIMSVISSIIGTLLALNVKNHHSGKITEKIPFKNYLSICKDKRLVFFSFMALIQQGIQMSTTMSFTTQILKELGSSSTIIGLSSIFYMVCAVVSSGFASTKFCTKHGPKFWIPSVFFLISVYCFLVPTVKSINIIFMLQSLPGISTGILLSYLTSESMKNIPKYQKSTAMGFFQAVYAIGMSIFPMLVGKISDYISIQYGYFTLAFIAIIASILSYTYYKKLNLPLNCDIIHS; encoded by the coding sequence ATGAAAAAAATATTTAATCAAAAATTACTTTTACTCTCTATTGTTGTATTTTTCTGGTTTTCACAATACGTATACATACCTTTTCAAAATCCATATTTAAGTATATGTCACGTATCTACAAACATGATTGGTATAATAATAGGCTCATATGGAATCTCACAATGCTTACTAAGACTTCCTATTGGGGTTTTTGCAGATTCTATAAACAAACATAAAATATTTATACTATGTGGAATTTTATTTGCTGGTTTGGCATCTCTTATAAGAGTTATTTCTCCTGGAGGAGAAGGATTTCTTATAGCTAATATCTTATCTGGAATAGCATCATCAACTTGGATTTCTTACATGGTTCACTACACTGATTTTTTTTCCATAGAACATCAACAAAAAGCTACAAGTACAATAATTTTGGTAAACAACCTAGGAATGTTAATTGGATTTGTCATGAGTACCTTATTTTATGAAAAATTAGGAATGGTAAATTTGTGTATTATGAGTGTAATATCTTCAATCATTGGTACACTTCTAGCCTTAAATGTAAAAAATCATCACTCAGGAAAAATAACCGAAAAAATCCCATTTAAAAATTATTTATCTATATGCAAAGACAAAAGACTTGTATTTTTTTCTTTTATGGCATTGATTCAACAAGGAATCCAAATGTCTACAACAATGTCATTTACTACTCAAATTCTTAAAGAACTAGGCTCTAGCTCTACCATTATAGGCTTATCTTCTATATTTTACATGGTATGTGCTGTTGTATCTTCTGGATTTGCTTCTACTAAATTTTGTACAAAGCATGGACCAAAATTTTGGATTCCCTCAGTGTTTTTTTTGATTTCAGTTTATTGCTTTCTAGTTCCAACAGTAAAAAGTATTAATATAATATTTATGCTACAATCGTTACCAGGAATATCTACAGGTATACTTCTTTCTTACCTTACTAGTGAGTCTATGAAAAATATACCAAAATATCAAAAATCTACTGCAATGGGATTTTTTCAAGCAGTTTATGCTATAGGAATGTCTATATTTCCAATGCTAGTGGGTAAAATATCAGATTATATTTCAATACAATATGGTTATTTTACTTTAGCTTTTATTGCTATAATTGCTTCCATATTATCTTATACATACTATAAAAAATTAAATTTACCTCTTAATTGTGATATAATACACTCATAA
- a CDS encoding FadR family transcriptional regulator, whose protein sequence is MTNLSATEQIIDYIKVNILNGNFKINSKLPSERKIAELFNISRIPVRNAIDKLCKEGILRSIPYSSPIVEGFKKVDLFSDNEVYKNHNIQEFYVESLRARQLIESEATKLAILNATSEELQRIRYAYLKSVEELDKVSQGLIEECYDADLQFHKEIILASHNPIFIKYYELIPKTVSSNQHFGFKYRNSLQDMISHHNEIMMAFDSKDANLGYTSMYNHLEGVIQLFQRD, encoded by the coding sequence ATGACAAATTTAAGTGCCACTGAACAAATTATTGATTATATTAAAGTAAATATTCTAAATGGAAATTTTAAAATTAATAGTAAATTGCCAAGTGAAAGAAAGATTGCTGAACTATTTAATATAAGTAGAATTCCTGTAAGGAATGCTATAGACAAACTTTGTAAAGAAGGAATACTTAGGTCTATTCCCTATTCAAGCCCCATAGTTGAAGGATTTAAAAAAGTTGACCTTTTTTCTGATAATGAAGTTTATAAAAATCATAATATACAAGAATTTTACGTTGAATCTTTAAGAGCAAGACAACTTATAGAAAGTGAAGCTACTAAGTTAGCCATTTTAAATGCTACTTCTGAAGAACTTCAGAGAATAAGATATGCTTACTTGAAATCTGTAGAAGAACTAGACAAAGTTTCACAAGGCTTAATAGAAGAATGTTATGACGCTGACCTGCAATTTCACAAAGAAATAATTTTAGCTTCTCATAATCCAATTTTTATAAAGTATTATGAATTAATACCTAAAACTGTGTCTTCTAATCAACACTTTGGCTTTAAATATAGAAATTCACTACAAGATATGATTAGTCATCACAATGAGATAATGATGGCTTTTGATAGTAAAGATGCTAATTTGGGTTATACATCAATGTATAACCATTTAGAGGGAGTTATTCAGTTATTTCAGCGTGATTAA
- a CDS encoding glyoxalase — MKYAGCLFAVKDIQIARKFYEELFDLKVIVDYGKNIVFEGGLSLQQDFDWLTGISKEDMKDKENNCEIFFEAESFEEFLSKLNARNDVTLLRDVEEAPWGQKVVRIYDLDNHLIEIGESMKSVVNRFQEQGMNLTEIATRMDITIDDVNQILQG; from the coding sequence ATGAAATATGCAGGTTGTTTATTTGCAGTAAAAGATATTCAAATTGCTCGTAAATTCTATGAAGAATTATTTGATTTAAAAGTTATTGTTGACTATGGAAAAAACATTGTATTTGAGGGTGGATTGTCATTGCAACAAGATTTTGATTGGTTGACAGGAATCTCGAAAGAAGATATGAAAGACAAAGAGAATAATTGTGAAATATTCTTTGAAGCAGAGTCTTTTGAAGAGTTTCTATCAAAACTAAATGCAAGAAATGATGTTACCTTACTTCGTGATGTAGAAGAAGCACCATGGGGGCAAAAGGTAGTTCGAATTTATGACTTGGATAATCATTTAATTGAAATAGGTGAGTCTATGAAATCAGTAGTTAATAGATTCCAAGAACAAGGTATGAATCTTACTGAAATAGCTACAAGAATGGATATAACTATTGATGATGTTAATCAAATTTTACAAGGCTAA
- a CDS encoding DUF2089 domain-containing protein, producing the protein MYQVISRCPVCGRKLKVVKLQCENCDTVIENDFCLSAFDYLSADDLFFAETFLKCRGNIKEVEKELKISYPTVRSRLDDIIQKLDGKSNVTSSSDSHKKEILDALEKGEITPAEALEQIKENK; encoded by the coding sequence ATGTATCAAGTTATCAGCCGCTGTCCTGTCTGCGGAAGAAAACTTAAAGTTGTCAAGCTACAATGTGAAAACTGTGATACAGTGATTGAAAATGATTTCTGCCTCAGTGCATTTGACTATCTATCTGCAGATGATTTATTCTTTGCAGAAACATTTTTAAAATGTCGTGGTAATATAAAAGAAGTGGAAAAAGAACTAAAGATTTCTTATCCAACTGTTCGTTCTAGGTTAGATGATATTATCCAAAAACTAGACGGAAAATCTAATGTGACATCTTCTTCTGATTCACATAAAAAGGAGATTTTAGATGCACTGGAAAAAGGAGAAATCACTCCAGCAGAGGCATTAGAACAAATAAAAGAAAATAAATGA